The proteins below are encoded in one region of Bosea sp. BIWAKO-01:
- a CDS encoding MurR/RpiR family transcriptional regulator, with the protein MSLTEIIAAHRDELTEADRRLIEVLLADRTAGSFLPAHKVAGQAGVHPSTAGRLARKLGFATYRDMRGALQDAVVADLDASVRVRRRLSRVRGDSLLGSVVDGEIRALNALAAQISDADIIAAAGLLRDAGRILVVGEGHASSLADLFVRRLVRSGYRAAVVAHADWQAADQLLGLAAGDVVVALVFRHESPAAARIIAYAQGINAGTLLITDRRTGVPNCDAQLVADRGEQGEFHSLTVPMAICNTLILELSRTDRGRSLKTLAKVETLQRMFRGKPG; encoded by the coding sequence ATGAGCCTGACGGAGATTATCGCGGCGCACCGGGACGAACTGACCGAAGCCGATCGGCGGCTGATCGAGGTTCTCCTGGCTGACCGGACAGCCGGCAGCTTCCTGCCGGCGCACAAGGTCGCAGGGCAGGCCGGCGTGCATCCCTCAACCGCGGGCCGGCTCGCGCGCAAGCTCGGCTTTGCCACCTATCGCGACATGCGCGGCGCCTTGCAGGATGCGGTCGTCGCCGATCTCGACGCGTCGGTTCGCGTCCGGCGCCGGCTCAGCCGCGTCCGCGGCGATTCCCTCCTGGGCTCTGTCGTCGATGGCGAAATCCGGGCCCTGAACGCGCTGGCTGCGCAGATTTCGGATGCCGACATCATTGCCGCCGCCGGTCTGCTGCGCGACGCCGGGCGGATCCTGGTGGTCGGTGAGGGGCATGCGAGCAGCCTTGCCGACCTGTTCGTGCGCCGTCTCGTCAGGTCCGGCTACAGGGCGGCAGTGGTCGCCCATGCCGACTGGCAGGCGGCTGACCAATTGCTGGGCCTCGCCGCCGGCGATGTCGTCGTCGCCCTGGTCTTTCGCCACGAGAGTCCGGCAGCCGCGCGGATCATCGCCTATGCGCAGGGCATCAATGCCGGAACGCTCTTGATCACGGACCGGCGCACGGGTGTGCCGAATTGCGACGCGCAACTCGTTGCCGACCGTGGCGAGCAGGGCGAATTCCATTCGCTCACCGTCCCGATGGCGATCTGCAACACGCTGATCCTGGAATTATCGCGCACCGACCGCGGTCGCTCGCTCAAGACGCTGGCAAAGGTCGAGACGCTGCAACGGATGTTTCGCGGCAAGCCGGGATAG
- a CDS encoding glycerophosphodiester phosphodiesterase family protein — protein sequence MTDIASHRGGARLWPENSRLAFRNSAAMAVDFIEFDIHRSRDGVLVVHHDPLLGRTSAGMGAIADKDWAELREVALLRTSDETIPSLDEVLDILEPSGIKLRIELKNRGDGSRYPGIEAEVVEALTQRRLLDRTTFTAFDLETLGELASSAPATPLIWLISEKVLAAPARDLGALCRKARMAGVPEIAVRISQAEDADAEICRREAIRYGLFAVHEEADIKQAFAAGVSAFTTDRPDLAVALRP from the coding sequence ATGACAGACATCGCCTCTCATCGCGGCGGCGCCAGACTCTGGCCCGAGAACAGCCGCCTCGCTTTCCGCAACTCCGCCGCGATGGCCGTCGACTTCATCGAGTTCGACATCCATCGCAGTCGCGACGGCGTGCTGGTCGTCCATCACGATCCGCTGCTCGGCCGAACCTCAGCCGGCATGGGAGCGATCGCGGACAAGGACTGGGCCGAGCTTCGGGAGGTGGCGCTGCTGCGCACAAGCGACGAGACCATTCCCAGTCTTGACGAGGTGCTCGACATTCTCGAGCCGAGCGGCATCAAGCTGCGCATCGAGTTGAAGAACCGTGGGGATGGCAGCCGCTATCCGGGAATCGAGGCGGAGGTCGTCGAGGCACTCACGCAAAGGCGCCTGCTCGACCGGACGACCTTCACCGCGTTCGACCTGGAAACGCTCGGAGAACTGGCCAGCTCAGCGCCGGCCACGCCGTTGATCTGGCTGATTTCCGAGAAGGTTCTTGCCGCTCCGGCACGAGACCTCGGCGCCTTGTGCCGAAAGGCTCGCATGGCGGGCGTTCCTGAGATTGCTGTGCGGATATCGCAAGCGGAGGACGCCGACGCGGAGATTTGCCGGCGCGAGGCGATCCGCTACGGGCTCTTTGCCGTGCATGAGGAGGCCGATATCAAGCAGGCCTTCGCCGCGGGTGTGAGCGCCTTCACGACCGATCGGCCGGACCTGGCAGTCGCCCTGAGGCCATAG
- a CDS encoding DUF1236 domain-containing protein, with protein MLKQFILIAAISTIPVAAFAQNAPAAQGGALSGAATGAVGGAIVGGPVGAVVGGVGGAVVGAIIGDQTPRFQAYVVEQRRPSYSYAEPLDVGVTLPNEGIVYYDVPPEYGQTTYRYTVVNNRTVLVDPRTRRVVQVLQ; from the coding sequence ATGCTGAAGCAATTTATTCTTATCGCTGCGATTTCCACCATTCCAGTGGCCGCTTTCGCTCAGAACGCACCGGCTGCCCAAGGGGGCGCGCTCAGTGGGGCGGCGACGGGAGCGGTGGGCGGGGCCATTGTTGGTGGCCCGGTCGGTGCCGTCGTCGGCGGTGTAGGAGGCGCCGTGGTCGGCGCGATCATCGGCGATCAGACACCACGGTTCCAGGCCTATGTCGTGGAGCAGCGCCGTCCGTCCTACAGCTATGCCGAACCGCTCGATGTCGGCGTTACGCTCCCGAATGAAGGCATCGTCTACTACGACGTGCCGCCCGAATACGGCCAGACAACCTATCGCTACACCGTTGTGAACAATCGCACCGTGCTGGTTGACCCGAGGACACGCCGGGTCGTGCAGGTCCTTCAGTAG
- a CDS encoding class I mannose-6-phosphate isomerase, translating to MAHDDARSPRTMPLAMGPAPSRPAPLKLSPTIAASIDSRRSITGDANLETDMALEQACVQVMPKPWGSTDLLPWSEVDHGGTAIGELWFQRHDLHATEPALLLKLLFTQEALSIQVHPDDAFAQAMGLARGKTEAWYILSASPDATIGVGLKSALTQIELRAAITDGSIAHLLQWRKARKGDVIFVPAGTIHAIGPGLVLAEIQQRSDTTFRLFDHGRRRELHIEEGVAAALAGPAAAQEPARRLSEARTLLVASPYFVLERLELPSGSVWDLHANHETWLIVIAGEVRLGSLQARVGEGCFIEADSMRIEAGRDGLTCLVAYDAAGPCPDLLHAVPDIHASAPADAASAPPLPLPALAGSSNLFTEARP from the coding sequence TTGGCCCATGACGATGCGCGCTCGCCGCGCACGATGCCGCTCGCGATGGGGCCCGCCCCCTCAAGACCTGCGCCATTGAAGCTGTCGCCGACCATTGCCGCATCGATCGACAGCCGTCGATCGATCACTGGCGATGCGAACCTGGAGACCGATATGGCGCTAGAACAGGCCTGCGTGCAGGTGATGCCCAAACCCTGGGGCTCGACCGATCTCCTGCCCTGGAGCGAGGTCGATCATGGCGGCACCGCGATCGGCGAGCTCTGGTTTCAACGTCACGATCTCCACGCGACCGAACCCGCCTTGCTGCTCAAACTGCTGTTCACGCAGGAAGCCTTGTCGATCCAGGTGCATCCCGACGACGCCTTCGCGCAAGCGATGGGCCTGGCTCGTGGCAAGACCGAAGCCTGGTACATCCTCTCCGCCTCGCCCGATGCCACGATCGGTGTCGGGCTGAAATCGGCCCTCACGCAGATAGAATTGCGGGCCGCCATCACGGATGGCTCGATCGCCCACCTTCTCCAATGGCGCAAGGCCCGCAAGGGCGATGTCATCTTCGTGCCGGCCGGAACGATCCACGCCATCGGCCCCGGGCTCGTCCTCGCCGAGATCCAGCAGCGGAGCGATACGACGTTCCGCCTGTTCGACCACGGCCGCCGGCGCGAACTTCACATCGAGGAAGGCGTCGCAGCCGCCCTTGCCGGGCCGGCCGCTGCCCAGGAACCGGCGCGGCGCCTCAGCGAGGCCAGGACCCTGCTCGTCGCTAGCCCGTATTTCGTCCTCGAGCGGCTCGAACTGCCTTCAGGCTCTGTCTGGGACCTGCATGCAAACCATGAAACCTGGCTGATCGTCATCGCCGGCGAGGTCAGGCTCGGATCGTTGCAGGCCCGCGTCGGAGAAGGCTGCTTCATCGAAGCCGACAGCATGCGCATCGAGGCGGGCCGCGACGGGCTGACCTGCCTGGTGGCCTATGACGCTGCGGGCCCCTGCCCCGATCTTCTGCATGCCGTCCCTGACATCCATGCGAGCGCGCCGGCCGACGCCGCGTCTGCGCCGCCCCTGCCGCTGCCCGCGTTGGCGGGTTCGTCCAACCTTTTCACGGAGGCCCGTCCATGA
- a CDS encoding glycosyltransferase family 4 protein gives MSPLHRIAFIGNSLPRRCGIATFTTDLQQAVASSGTDLETSIVAMNDHGHAYDYPRSVHYQVGDDRLEDYAGAADFLNDGRFDVVSLQHEFGIFGGDAGGHIMALLSRLKMPVVTTLHTVLSEPTPVQRDVMERIVDASARVVVMAEKARDLLRTVYRLPADKIEVIPHGIPEFAFLAPDDAKTRLGFSGRSVILTFGLLSPNKGIEVMIDAMPAILRRRPDAVYVVLGATHPNLVREQGEAYRASLMHRVRELGVEDHVVFLDQFVDQATLLGFISMCDVYVTPYLNEAQMTSGTLAYSFGLGKAVVSTPYWHAQELLADGRGILVPFGDTVAIGDEIAGLLTDVDRRQAMRLRAYASSRSMTWERTAKRYLAAFETARRGRVLSVVAGPTMTTPSPQVPAPPEMQTGHLLSMCDDTGLFQHAVHSVPDRAHGYCVDDNARALLLACTLNSSGERQLGDALTACFASFVQHAWNPDMRRFRNFMSFDRRWLEEIGSEDSHGRTLWALGECARNDVSPSRRQWAAALFAQALPVVESFTSPRAWGFTLLGLDAYCAIAAAPPTAIWLRTLLADRLLGLLSAAETPNWVWFEDGLSYDNARLPQALIATGASMKVPGYLEAGLRSLRWLADLQTTPAGLFRPVGSDSFGDKRRAPRSFDQQPLEATATISACLAAWRADGDPHWRTEAARAFAWFLGHNDLSAPLVDLDTGACRDGLHRDRANENRGGESVVSYLLSLAEIRQQARISGDRPKLAPLRVLHA, from the coding sequence ATGAGCCCACTCCACCGCATTGCCTTCATCGGCAACTCGCTTCCGCGTCGCTGCGGAATCGCGACCTTCACGACGGACCTGCAGCAGGCGGTCGCCTCGTCGGGCACGGATCTCGAAACCTCGATCGTGGCCATGAACGATCATGGCCACGCCTATGACTATCCACGCTCCGTCCATTATCAGGTGGGCGATGACCGGCTGGAGGATTATGCAGGGGCTGCCGACTTCCTGAATGACGGCCGCTTCGACGTCGTTTCGCTCCAGCATGAATTCGGCATTTTCGGCGGCGACGCGGGCGGCCACATCATGGCGCTCCTGTCGCGCCTGAAGATGCCGGTCGTCACCACGCTACACACCGTCTTGTCCGAGCCGACGCCGGTGCAACGCGATGTCATGGAGCGGATCGTCGACGCTTCCGCGCGAGTGGTCGTCATGGCCGAGAAGGCGCGCGACCTGCTGCGGACGGTTTACCGGCTGCCTGCCGACAAGATCGAGGTGATCCCGCACGGTATCCCCGAATTCGCCTTTCTCGCCCCTGATGACGCCAAGACCAGGCTCGGGTTCAGCGGGCGCTCCGTCATCCTGACCTTCGGGCTGCTGTCGCCCAACAAGGGTATCGAGGTGATGATCGACGCGATGCCTGCCATCCTGCGGCGTCGCCCCGATGCGGTCTATGTGGTTCTGGGTGCAACCCACCCCAATCTGGTCCGCGAGCAGGGCGAGGCCTATCGCGCCAGCCTGATGCACCGCGTACGCGAACTGGGCGTCGAGGATCATGTGGTCTTTCTCGACCAGTTCGTCGATCAGGCGACCCTGCTCGGCTTCATCTCGATGTGCGATGTCTATGTCACGCCCTATCTCAACGAGGCGCAAATGACATCGGGTACGCTGGCCTACAGTTTCGGCCTCGGGAAAGCCGTGGTCTCGACGCCGTACTGGCACGCACAGGAACTGCTCGCCGACGGACGCGGCATCCTGGTGCCGTTCGGGGACACCGTTGCCATCGGCGATGAGATCGCGGGACTGCTGACCGATGTCGACCGGCGTCAGGCTATGCGGCTGCGCGCCTATGCCAGCAGCCGTTCGATGACATGGGAGCGAACGGCCAAGCGCTATCTCGCCGCCTTCGAGACCGCGCGCCGGGGTCGGGTGCTGAGCGTCGTCGCCGGCCCGACCATGACGACCCCGTCGCCGCAGGTGCCGGCGCCTCCGGAGATGCAGACAGGCCATCTCCTGTCCATGTGCGACGATACCGGCCTGTTCCAGCACGCCGTTCATTCCGTGCCGGATCGCGCGCATGGCTACTGCGTCGATGACAATGCCCGCGCGCTGCTCCTCGCCTGCACATTGAACAGCAGCGGAGAACGGCAGCTCGGTGACGCGCTGACGGCGTGCTTCGCGTCCTTTGTCCAGCACGCCTGGAATCCCGACATGCGACGCTTCCGCAACTTCATGAGCTTCGACCGGCGCTGGCTGGAAGAGATCGGTTCGGAGGACAGCCATGGCAGAACGCTCTGGGCGTTGGGCGAATGCGCGCGCAACGATGTCAGCCCCTCGCGCCGGCAATGGGCGGCCGCCTTGTTCGCGCAGGCCTTGCCCGTCGTCGAGAGTTTCACCTCGCCCCGCGCCTGGGGTTTCACCCTGCTCGGCCTCGACGCCTATTGCGCCATCGCCGCGGCGCCGCCAACCGCCATCTGGCTGCGCACGCTGCTTGCCGATCGCCTGCTCGGCCTGCTCTCAGCCGCGGAGACGCCGAACTGGGTATGGTTCGAGGATGGGCTTTCCTATGACAATGCGCGCCTGCCCCAGGCCCTGATCGCAACCGGAGCCTCGATGAAGGTTCCAGGCTATCTCGAGGCCGGATTGCGCTCGCTGCGCTGGCTCGCGGATCTGCAGACCACGCCCGCGGGCTTGTTCAGGCCGGTCGGCTCCGACAGCTTTGGCGACAAGCGCCGTGCGCCCAGGTCTTTCGACCAGCAGCCACTGGAGGCCACGGCGACGATCTCGGCCTGCCTCGCGGCCTGGCGCGCCGATGGCGATCCGCATTGGCGGACCGAGGCCGCCCGCGCCTTCGCCTGGTTCCTCGGGCATAACGACCTCTCTGCGCCGCTGGTCGACCTCGACACAGGCGCTTGTCGCGACGGCCTGCATCGCGACCGTGCGAATGAGAACCGCGGTGGCGAATCCGTGGTATCCTACCTTCTCAGCCTCGCCGAGATTCGCCAGCAAGCCCGCATCAGCGGGGACCGCCCGAAACTGGCGCCGCTTCGGGTCTTGCATGCCTGA
- a CDS encoding glycoside hydrolase family 130 protein — protein sequence MSQPAFLNRQALYLRPDPSRVVVRRFGPTAEPRDLNPVDKTRANHIVDRVLALDCDTAESLLADVLENFKGRHRNLLEKFEQRADEMEDAFATHCDFTRIQRQLVGAYFLHEYSFEAAALFNPSIVSHPDQSGAPPGGRRFILSVRAVGEGHISSLTFRSGSIASDGSVSVDPTSRLASIATLRNRMARLDGDDVEVVFSPDGDISERVIFPVTASQSNGIEDARFVAFDEDGRTVFRATYTAYNGRAIRSELIETNDFLSFRLSPLRGTAAANKGMALFPRKIDGRYAMIARQDNENLYLVHSDDLFTWNGGVVILKPQFPWEFVQIGTCGSPIELDEGWLLLTHGVGPVRKYAIGAVLLDKQDPSKVLARSREPLVRPEPSEREGYVPNVVYTCGAIRHNDHIILPYAVSDTYCNFATIRIAELMQALEH from the coding sequence TTGTCCCAACCCGCGTTCCTGAATCGTCAGGCCCTGTATCTGCGCCCCGATCCCTCCAGAGTCGTCGTGCGCCGGTTCGGCCCCACGGCCGAGCCGAGGGACCTCAACCCCGTCGACAAGACCCGGGCGAACCATATCGTCGACCGGGTCCTGGCGCTTGATTGCGACACGGCCGAAAGCCTGCTCGCCGACGTGCTGGAGAATTTCAAAGGCCGGCACCGCAACCTGCTTGAAAAATTCGAGCAGCGCGCCGACGAGATGGAGGACGCCTTCGCGACGCATTGCGACTTCACCAGGATCCAGCGTCAGCTGGTCGGAGCCTATTTCCTCCATGAATATTCGTTCGAGGCCGCGGCTCTCTTCAATCCGAGCATCGTTTCGCACCCTGATCAGTCCGGCGCTCCCCCAGGCGGGCGCCGCTTCATCCTGAGCGTTCGTGCGGTTGGCGAGGGACATATCTCATCGCTGACCTTCCGCTCGGGCTCGATCGCGAGTGACGGCAGCGTCAGCGTCGATCCGACATCGCGCCTGGCGTCGATCGCTACCTTGCGCAACCGGATGGCGCGTCTCGATGGCGACGATGTCGAGGTCGTCTTTTCGCCCGACGGCGACATCAGCGAGCGGGTGATCTTTCCCGTTACCGCATCCCAATCGAATGGCATCGAGGACGCGCGCTTCGTCGCATTCGACGAAGATGGCAGGACAGTGTTTCGGGCGACCTACACCGCCTATAACGGCAGGGCGATCCGGTCCGAACTGATCGAGACCAACGATTTCCTGTCGTTTCGGCTGTCGCCACTGCGCGGGACGGCCGCCGCGAACAAGGGCATGGCGCTGTTTCCCCGGAAGATCGACGGACGCTACGCGATGATCGCGCGGCAGGACAACGAGAACCTTTATCTCGTCCATTCCGATGACCTTTTCACCTGGAACGGCGGTGTCGTGATCCTGAAGCCGCAGTTCCCGTGGGAGTTCGTTCAGATCGGCACCTGCGGGTCCCCGATCGAACTAGACGAGGGCTGGCTGCTGTTGACCCACGGCGTCGGGCCGGTCCGGAAATATGCGATCGGAGCGGTTCTTCTCGACAAGCAGGACCCGTCGAAAGTCCTCGCGCGTTCCCGCGAGCCGCTGGTTCGGCCGGAGCCCTCCGAACGCGAAGGCTATGTCCCCAACGTCGTCTACACCTGCGGCGCGATCCGCCATAACGACCACATCATCCTGCCCTACGCGGTCTCGGACACGTATTGCAATTTCGCGACGATCAGGATCGCGGAGCTGATGCAGGCATTGGAGCACTAG
- a CDS encoding cyclopropane-fatty-acyl-phospholipid synthase family protein, with protein MSLPDTERHHPGAEEHLTLPRGFGSARWFLRRLLSRIEIGRLTVVTPEGERLRSGHGAPGPHATMVLRRWRAIRRLLLDGDIGLAEAYRDGDLETPDLTALIELGAQNDATLRTLICGTWLARLLNQLRHLLNANTRAGSRRNIMAHYDLGNAFYGRWLDASMTYSSALYAAPAETLESAQQRKLDKIVEMLALTGGEHVLEIGCGWGALAERLAREGCQVTAITLSPAQLAFAQERIGAAGLADRVSLRLQDYRDVAGQFDRIVSIEMIEAVGMAYWPAFFAKLQMSLRAGGCAVLQAITIDDGLFRSYADGTDFIQRYIFPGGCLPSVHALDREVARAGLAVHDGHQFGASYAQTLKEWRQRFLGHWAQIAPLGFDEPFRRLWEYYLCYCEAGFRAGTTDVRLLKLVGSPCAAAQAG; from the coding sequence ATGAGCCTGCCTGACACCGAACGGCACCATCCCGGCGCAGAGGAGCATCTCACGCTGCCGCGTGGCTTCGGATCTGCGCGCTGGTTCCTGCGCCGGTTGCTCTCGCGCATCGAGATCGGTCGCCTGACGGTGGTGACGCCCGAAGGAGAGCGCCTCCGCAGCGGGCATGGTGCGCCCGGGCCGCATGCGACGATGGTTCTCAGGCGTTGGCGAGCGATCAGGCGCCTGCTGCTCGATGGCGATATCGGCCTGGCTGAAGCCTATCGCGACGGCGATCTCGAAACGCCGGATCTGACCGCTCTGATCGAGCTCGGCGCCCAGAACGACGCGACGCTCCGGACGCTCATCTGCGGCACATGGCTCGCCCGCCTGCTGAACCAGCTGCGCCATCTGCTCAACGCCAACACCCGCGCCGGCAGCCGGCGCAACATCATGGCGCATTACGATCTCGGCAATGCGTTCTACGGGCGCTGGCTCGATGCGAGCATGACCTATTCCTCGGCGCTCTACGCAGCCCCGGCGGAGACGCTGGAATCGGCGCAGCAGCGCAAGCTCGACAAGATCGTCGAGATGCTGGCCCTGACTGGCGGCGAGCACGTGCTGGAGATCGGCTGCGGCTGGGGCGCACTCGCGGAGCGGCTCGCCCGCGAGGGCTGCCAGGTGACGGCGATCACATTGTCACCCGCACAGCTCGCCTTCGCGCAGGAGCGGATCGGCGCGGCCGGCCTTGCCGACCGGGTCTCCCTGCGCCTTCAGGATTATCGGGATGTGGCCGGGCAATTCGACCGCATCGTGTCGATCGAGATGATCGAGGCCGTCGGCATGGCCTATTGGCCTGCCTTCTTCGCGAAATTGCAGATGTCGCTGCGGGCTGGCGGCTGTGCCGTGTTGCAGGCGATCACCATCGACGATGGGTTGTTCCGATCCTATGCCGATGGCACCGACTTCATCCAGCGCTATATCTTCCCCGGCGGCTGCCTGCCGTCGGTGCATGCCCTCGATCGGGAGGTGGCCCGCGCCGGTCTCGCCGTCCACGACGGTCACCAGTTCGGCGCGAGCTATGCCCAGACGCTGAAGGAATGGCGCCAGCGCTTCCTCGGGCACTGGGCGCAGATCGCTCCGCTCGGCTTCGATGAGCCGTTCCGGCGGCTCTGGGAGTACTATCTCTGCTATTGCGAAGCCGGATTCCGCGCCGGCACCACAGATGTCCGACTCTTGAAGTTGGTCGGCAGTCCATGCGCCGCAGCGCAGGCTGGATGA
- a CDS encoding DUF1365 domain-containing protein, producing MTLQSSLYVGRVRHHRFRPRRHALAYRVFWLLLDLDEIDGLAAQLRVFSRNRFNLYAFRDSDYGDRSGRPLREQVDEALASAGIPWDGGAIRLLTMPRILGYAFNPLSTYFCYRRDGALCATIYEVHNTFGEIHSYVAPVLAEASPLRQEAPKAFHVSPFLGPAMRYAFQVSPPGACVSVAIDGHDDEGRLIATALTGKRRELSDGALLRLLVSHPLLTLKVTAAIHWHALRLLAKRIPLWPHPPPPDRPLSLGDALLRHSKGKLQS from the coding sequence ATGACCCTGCAATCCTCCCTCTATGTCGGCCGTGTCCGACATCATCGCTTCCGTCCGCGGCGCCATGCCCTGGCCTACCGTGTCTTCTGGCTGCTGCTCGACCTCGACGAGATCGACGGCCTCGCGGCGCAGCTTCGCGTCTTCTCGCGCAACCGCTTCAATCTCTATGCCTTCCGGGATTCCGATTATGGGGATCGCAGCGGCCGCCCCTTGCGGGAGCAGGTCGACGAGGCGCTGGCGAGCGCTGGAATCCCGTGGGATGGCGGCGCGATCCGCCTGCTGACGATGCCGCGCATCCTCGGATACGCCTTCAACCCGCTCAGCACCTATTTCTGCTATCGGCGCGACGGCGCCCTGTGCGCCACGATCTACGAGGTGCACAACACCTTCGGCGAGATTCACAGCTACGTTGCGCCTGTCCTCGCGGAGGCCTCGCCGCTGCGACAGGAGGCCCCGAAGGCCTTCCATGTCTCGCCCTTCTTGGGGCCGGCGATGCGCTATGCGTTCCAGGTTTCACCCCCGGGCGCGTGCGTTTCGGTCGCCATCGACGGCCACGACGACGAGGGGCGCCTGATCGCCACCGCGCTGACCGGCAAGCGCCGCGAGCTCAGCGACGGGGCGCTGCTGCGCCTGCTCGTCAGCCACCCGCTTCTCACACTGAAGGTGACCGCCGCGATCCACTGGCATGCGTTGCGCCTGTTGGCCAAGCGCATTCCCCTATGGCCGCACCCGCCGCCGCCGGACCGGCCGCTCAGCCTTGGCGATGCGCTGCTTCGCCATTCGAAGGGAAAGCTGCAATCATGA
- a CDS encoding NAD(P)/FAD-dependent oxidoreductase, producing MLQRTRIAVIGGGISGLSAAWLLGRTHDVVLFEAAPRLGGHANTVTIRSPNGDETPVDTGFIVYNGATYPNFVALMEHLGVATQPTEMSFAVSLDGGNLEYGGTSLAGLFAQRRNLVSPRFWSMLQDIRRFYREATIDAQAAPENAVSLGDYLANGRYGRAFRDDHLLPMAAAIWSAPCAEILSYPAAAFLRFHHNHGLLRLTDRPVWRTVSGGSAVYVAKLRAAFAGETRTGTAVRQVRRSPNDVMVSGDGWSERFDQVVFATHGDQALALICDPSDAEAASLGAFRYSRNRAVLHGDAALMPKRRQAWASWNHLGNRSRPEETCAVTYWMNRLQGLSDDRPLFVTLNPPDILDAGAILHEETYEHPLFDAAALAAQARIWALQGQRRSWFCGAHFGAGFHEDGLQAGLAVAEALGGVRRPWQVADASGRIPRVTAQERAA from the coding sequence ATGCTGCAGCGAACCAGAATCGCGGTGATCGGCGGCGGCATCTCCGGCCTCTCGGCTGCCTGGCTGCTTGGTCGAACCCATGATGTCGTGCTGTTCGAGGCCGCCCCGCGGCTCGGCGGTCATGCCAACACCGTGACCATCCGCAGCCCGAACGGTGACGAGACGCCGGTCGATACCGGCTTCATCGTCTATAATGGGGCGACATACCCGAATTTCGTCGCGCTGATGGAGCATCTCGGGGTCGCGACCCAGCCGACGGAGATGTCGTTTGCGGTCTCGCTCGACGGCGGCAATCTTGAATATGGCGGCACGAGTCTGGCGGGCCTGTTCGCGCAGCGTCGCAACCTCGTCAGTCCGCGCTTCTGGTCGATGCTTCAGGACATCCGGCGCTTCTATCGCGAGGCGACGATCGACGCGCAAGCCGCCCCAGAGAACGCCGTCTCGCTTGGCGACTATCTCGCCAATGGCCGATATGGCCGGGCCTTCCGTGACGATCACCTGTTGCCGATGGCGGCCGCCATCTGGTCTGCGCCCTGTGCCGAGATCCTGTCCTACCCGGCCGCCGCATTCCTGCGGTTTCACCATAATCACGGTTTGCTCCGGCTGACCGACAGGCCTGTCTGGCGCACGGTTTCGGGCGGCAGCGCGGTCTATGTCGCAAAACTACGGGCCGCCTTCGCCGGCGAAACCAGGACCGGTACGGCGGTGCGACAGGTCCGGCGGTCGCCGAATGACGTCATGGTTTCAGGCGACGGTTGGAGCGAACGCTTCGACCAGGTCGTCTTCGCGACCCATGGCGATCAGGCGCTCGCGCTGATCTGCGACCCCAGCGACGCGGAAGCGGCCTCGCTCGGGGCCTTCCGGTACAGCCGCAATCGCGCTGTCCTGCACGGGGACGCCGCCTTGATGCCGAAGCGCCGCCAGGCATGGGCCAGTTGGAACCATCTCGGAAACCGCAGTCGCCCGGAAGAGACCTGCGCCGTCACCTATTGGATGAACCGCCTTCAGGGCCTGTCGGATGATCGTCCCCTCTTCGTGACGCTCAATCCGCCGGACATCCTGGACGCCGGGGCGATCCTGCACGAGGAAACCTACGAGCACCCGCTATTCGACGCCGCAGCTCTAGCGGCCCAGGCCCGGATCTGGGCGCTGCAGGGTCAGCGGCGCAGCTGGTTCTGCGGCGCCCATTTCGGTGCGGGCTTCCATGAGGACGGGCTTCAGGCGGGCCTCGCGGTCGCCGAAGCGTTGGGGGGCGTTCGGCGGCCATGGCAGGTCGCCGATGCGTCAGGACGCATCCCGCGCGTGACGGCGCAGGAGCGGGCCGCATGA
- a CDS encoding DUF2147 domain-containing protein produces MTSTRTVLIIVAMTAAPAAGAAELNGTWLRDDGNARVRIAPCGDNVCATNLWIGDTSKGEAVGDRLIMTLARQADGSFSGTAYDPKRDWSYSMTIKATARVLSTHGCVLGGLLCRNVNWKAAE; encoded by the coding sequence ATGACGAGTACTCGCACCGTCCTGATCATCGTCGCCATGACCGCGGCACCGGCCGCGGGAGCGGCCGAGCTCAACGGCACCTGGCTGCGCGATGACGGCAATGCGCGCGTGCGCATCGCGCCCTGTGGCGACAATGTCTGTGCGACCAATCTCTGGATCGGCGACACCAGCAAGGGCGAGGCGGTGGGCGACAGGCTCATCATGACGCTGGCCCGCCAGGCCGACGGCAGCTTTTCCGGCACGGCCTACGATCCCAAGCGCGACTGGAGCTATTCCATGACGATCAAGGCGACGGCGCGCGTGCTGAGCACTCATGGCTGCGTGCTCGGCGGGCTGCTCTGTCGCAACGTGAACTGGAAGGCCGCCGAGTGA